GGAAACcttaatcccaactatatgtataaacttatgggggggggggtcgcaattagctattaccactcaggAGAAAGATCTTAGTCACCCTAGCTAGTTCTGTGGCAACATCCACATAATGTATAGCagaagtcagaaaagcaaacataatGGGAATCGCATTATGGGACAGAAAATACCAAATCTCTGGTATGTCCACCCCGTGCAGAGGCTGTTCCCCCTtctaaaaaaaagatacattacaACTAGAAGAGGTTCAGAAAAGCACAACAAAAGCTATTGGGGGGGGTATGGCACAATTGTCGTGATGCACGATTAATGCGATTGGGCCTGTTCAGCTTGGAGAAGAGCCGTGTACGGTTGTATATGATGGAGGTTTATGAAATCGTGACAGTGTGGCAACAGTAAATTAGACTGCAAAAAatagggtcacccaatgaaattatccggaagcaggtttaaagcaaacagaaggaagtatttcttcacacaaagcacagtcaacccatggaacttcTTCCCAGGAGATGTTGTGAAGTCCTAGCTTATAACAGTGTTAACAAAGACCTAGGCAAGTTTCAGGCTAAGTCCAGACTAGGCAGGGATGCAGCCCCAAGCTCTGGGTGTCCCTTTTCTGTTTATTATAAGCTGGGAGTGGACAACAGTGAATGACTCACGTGACGATTTCCTATTATGGTCATTTCTGCTGAAAcacttggtattggccactgtcacaaACAAGATACTGGATTAGCGGAACCATTGTTCTGACCCATTATGCGCTTCCTGGGTACCACAGTGAGCTGCCCAGGTACTTAGACAGAAGAATCCTATGCATTGCTAAAGCTAGCGACtgcctggctaagcagcagttctgcagaaaaggacctgggtattacagtggctgagaagctggatatgagtcgtcAGTGTGTCCGTGTTgcgaagaaggctaatggcgtagtgggctgcattagtaggagcattgcccgcagatcaagggaagtgattctTCCCCTCTATGTGGCACTGGTGATGCCACATCTGGACTATTGGACCAGTTCtgctccccattacagaaaggatgagtccagtgaagggcaatgaaaatgattaaggcCTGGGGCATGTGATTTTtctgagaggctgagggaattgggcttatttaggctgcagaagagggctgtgatagcagccttcaactacctgaagggagcttccaaagaggatggagagaggctgttctcagtaatggcagatggcagaatgaggagcaattgtctcaagtggagatctaggttggatattaggaaaaaccatttcactaggaaggtggtgaagcactgggacaggTTGCCTAGCGAGGTAGTAGACTTTCCATCTCTAGCTGGTTTTAAGGCctagtttgacaaagccctgaccagGATGATTAGTTGGAGGTTGGTCCTGATTTGACCAGGGGGTTGATCTAGATGGCCTGCTGAGGGCTCTCTCAACCTCATCTTCTATACCACGCTGAGCTGACCAGGTACGATGCTGCAGTTTGGGGGCAGAGGTCaccaagctgggggggcaggggcagcctatGGGCAGCCAGCTGCATTGGCCATGGCATGTGAATTGGCTATCTATCTATGGGCTCAGCATGCAGACTCGACCTAGCAGCTTCTCCCCACTCCTCTGAGCCTAGTATCTGGCTGACAGCTGTCTCCAACTTTTCCTGTCCTCGTCACAGGCCATAGGTATTGGCTCCACCCACTTGGACTTTTACCTGATCACAGGTGTGCAAGGCAAAGAGCAATGCTGTGAAGCCAGTGGACGGATACCTCCCATGATGCTGTGTCCATTTGTCATGGATATATTTGAGAAAAGCAGGGTTCAAGATTAGCACCTGTGAAGAAGAGAACAGGTTGACACAATGCAATGGGATTCTGCTATTGTCCTACCCAGGGCTAACGGGCCCCTGTTCACCTCCACTTGCATCTCTGCTCAGAAGGGGCTAGCGACTATACCAGTGAGAGCCCATCTCTCACTGTGCAGAGCTGGGTGCTCACTGGCGGGGAACTCAGGGCAGGAGCTCTATTGGATATGATCTGAGATGAGAGCCCGTACTGGGTCGTGGGCATGCTGTGGGCAGTGGTTATCACTCAGTGCCTGGCAGAAGCACGTGCCAGAAGAGGGGCAGTCCCCTCCCTTGGACCTTCTAGGACACTGTAAGCAGCTACTTCTGGAAATGGCCAGGAAGCACTAGCAGATCTTGCATGGCCTGTGCTGTTTTTGAGGAGCGTCGGGAGTTTATAGTTCTGCACGGGGCAGCTAGGAAAGGTGGAGTGCTCCTGCACCCAGTTCTGGGGGGCTTTGAGACTGGGCTGGTTTCTTTCCAAAATGATTGGATGCCTGGCATGTTTCAGGGATCTCAGAGCACAATTGGCCCGTAGGCCTTTAACATGCTGGAAGCCACGTCACAAGCACCTGCCCCAGACTCCAACATACAGAGGTGGTGGCACCTACTGCCCATGCAGCTGGGTTCCAGTGTTAGCCCTTGGCCACTTTATGAATGatttcccccacccaccccgccACCCATTCAGAGCATCAAGCAATGGTAACGTTCTGGCAAGGGCTATATGAGAATCACTCGCCCTGAAGACCTGGCCATCCTCTCCCAGACTCAGGATGCAAGAGGCCAGAATGTGAGGTGGTGGGTTTGTCGCTGTTAGATGTAGGATGAGGTgtgggctctgagagggagtttggatgcagaagggggctcagggctggggcaggagattaggggggtgggcactaatttttgttgtgggggggcactccaagattttggaatgcAGTTAAGGGCTGCACTTATCTGTGATGCttaaacaagatggtttattagatgatgagcttttgtgggccagacccacttcctcagatcaaatagtggaagaaaattgtcacaaccatatataccaaaggatacaattaaaaaaatgaacacacgtgaaaaggacaaatcacatttcagaacagaaggaggatgggggagggagggtaaatgtctgtgagctaatgatattagagatgataattggagaagctatccttgtaatgggtaagataattgatgtctttgtttaagtttaggtgtaaagtgtcgaatttaagcatgaatgaactgtctggcccacgaacgctaataaactatcttgttgagcaaaaaggaactgacctaataaaccatcttgttagtctttaaagtgctacagagtcctttcagctacaccagactaacacggctacattccaGTCAAAACCCCTTACCTTGCTCCTGTCGGCTTCAACGAACTGTTTGACTCGTCTGTATGTGCTACAAAGGGAGAGGAAGCCCAGTCAGTGCAAAGcatgaggggatgggaagcatcGTCAGTGTAAAGCACTGCCCCCAGCAACATGGGCATGGCTTTcttctggccccaaccaggatAGCTACAATCCAGCAGGGGTGAGGCCAAGGCCTGTACAACCCTTCGCAGGAGCTGAGTTGCTGCCTTGTTATCAGTGCAGCTGCTGACCCTGGCTCAAGAGCCAGCATGGCTTTTAGCATGTCATGAAGCCACTGAGCCTACCCCTGCTCAATGGAGCATGCCTGGATGCCACTGCTGGTGCCAGCAGCTGTAAGACATGCTCCTTCCCTGAGGTCTGTGCAAATGTTCTTTCCCTCTCTACCAGCGGCCAATCTGCAGTCTCCTTTGGTCTGCAGTGAGGCAAGCCAAACACCATGTCTGAAGtgctcccagccaggggcggatatagggcagggcgaacggggcagccgccccgggccccgcgcttcaaaaagccccgcgcatgcgccatggcaaaggggggggggcgcagaattatgctgcctggggccccgcaaaacggtcatctgcccctcctcccagcttgaGGGGAAGCAGACTCACAGAACCCTCATGGACAAGGGGAAAACAATCTAGCTGCCagagcaacccccctcccccctcccgagaAGAGAGGGCACATTAACCGGGGCTCTTCCAGCTCCCATTCTCTGGGTGGGCCTCCCAAGCCCCCGTCCATGGACAAAGGTGTGAACCATCTTGTgtggggatgtgggctctggtgAGCCGCTGCCCAACAGGATGAACCAGCACCTACGGAGCCCCCTAAGGCCCTGCACCATGGGACGGCTCCAGCGAAAACACAGCCTCCTCCAGGGGCAAGTGAGTTATGCCCCTCCAGGGTCTCCTATCCAGGAGACTGCCCCTGAAGGAGTCATACACACGTCCCAGCAGATCAGGCCCCACGCTCACTGGCGCAGCTCCCCCGTGGAGAAGGCACTTGTCACCCATTTCAAGTCCAGTGGTTTGAAGGGGACTAGCACCAGGTGGACCCCAGGCTGGAGGTCCACTGCGCTTTCTGGGTACATAAAGTGGTGAGTTGTCCTCATTCCAACATCCTCCTCAAACCCGACAGTCTGCGCCCTGTTcatcctggggagaggaggagagagcacAGTTCAGTCTGCTGCAGCTTGCCTGGCCAGACATACTGGGACCTGGCACTCCCAGCCTCACAGGGGGCCTGGCGTGGCTAGCAGGAGTAAAGGGGCTTGGGCACCCACCCTGGctggctgagggcttggggacaTGCCCTGGCTGCAAGGGAATGCTAGCACTCAGGATTTGCAATAGCTGGCAGGATGGGCTGGGGCACAGGACCCTTCCTGGCTGGCAgtgaatggggtgggggaaggcttgGAGCTGGAGTTGTCCATCATGGTGGCCAGTGCTCACAGGCTGATTTTTAGGTTTAGCTGGAGTCCCAGAGCTGTGCCCCACTCTCCTCCAGCAGTTTCCAGACAAGCTGAACATGGCACATGTGCCACAGCAATACAAATTCCAgggcctgcctcctgccctgcctgggagCTCCCTCCTGCCCAATGTCTAGCTGGCCCAAGAGCCACTGGGCCTGAGCTGCCTGGCCGTAGTGGGGGCACCTCCTCCCTGTTTGTTGGCAGAGACCAGTGCCGTGAGATGcccccagggcaggacagggtcCCGCATTCATCTGCACCCCAGGCCAGTGGGCAGAGAGTGGCCCTGCCTGAGCAGAGTGGCTGCAGGGGGCTGATGGAAGGCAGGAGGTGAGCCCCACTCACCTCAGAACCCAGTGGTGGGCATCAATCGCTCGCCCGTAGAGGGAGCCCCTCAACCACCCGGAGTTGCCCACCACGGCACATGTCCTGCAGCGGGAGATGGGCCGAGCATCCATGGGTGGAGATGGCAGAACATCAAACACGTGCGCGAGTATTTCCTGGAGCTGGGCGCTGCGCTCTGAGCCCTGAAGCCTCTGAAGAAACACAAACAAAGATAGGGTGTGCCTGGAGAGCCACCAAGCCCAGCGTCCAGCAGGGCAGGCAATTCGGGCTCTGACAGAAGGGCTGACACGTCCTTGTTCCTGCTGTGCTACATCCTCCGCTTGCAGGCTTGGGGCAGTTCTTCCCACCCTGCCTGTACAACTTTACCAAAGGCTGCCCCAGGTGTGTGCCTCAGGGTTTTTAATGACCctggtgtgtgcctcagtttccctgatgcATTGCATGATTACCCCAAAGGGGACAAGGGTGAAGTTTGCTTTCAGGGCAAACCAAGGGACGTAGGACTGTGCGGCCACCTCTCCAGGCTGCGTGGCCTGAAGAGTCAATGAGGGACTGAAAAAGACCCAGTTCAAACGGGGCCAGAGACGCAAATCACGCCCCACTGCCTCATGGCTTTCACTGCCTCTCAGCAGGGGCGGCCAAAGGTAGGCAttctggagggagcggggctttCACTCAGCTGGGAACTGCCACAGACGGTCAAACTGACAGAGCTGAAAACAGGTTCACTACAGCATGGCTGGGGCTCTGGGACTGTGCCCTAAACTTCACTTCTCCATGTAGGGCTAAGGGCTGCCCATGCTGTGGGCCAGGGAACTGGGGAGTGTAAGTACTTGGGGAGGGGAATGAATCCCTGCAGAGCAGATACGCCTCCGCCAGCAGGCTGCCTCGGCCGGACTCACTGAATTCTCTGTGATcacacagaagcagcagggctgacGCCCCAGAGGGTCAATCGTGGGAGGCAGGGAAGCCCATCCTGCATCAGACGGGAGCCCCGTGGAGCTCCTCCAAGAGACTGTTCCAAGCCTGACATGCTCATGGCGCCATGACGATTGGTACCTTGACACAGCTAATGCACCATCACATCCAGATGCAAACTAGGCCTGCGGCGCAAACAGGCTGAACTCCACGGCATGGGACTTTGGGGAATCCCTCCAAACAGCCCGGCCTTCCTGGGGCGCTACGTAACTCTGTGTGTGCTAACTCCTAGGCTACggctagactggcaggattttccgcaaatgcttttaacggaaaagttttccattaaaagtatttgcggaaaagagcatctagattggcacggacacttttccgcaaaagcatctgtgccaatcgagacgcgcttttgcgcaaaaaagagccgatcgccattttagcaaatcagcactgtgctgtctacactggccctcttgcgcaaatcatttgcgcaagagggattttgcccgaacgggagcagcacagtattcccacaagcagcactgatttcagacagtaggaagtcagtgctcttgcggaaattcaagcggccagtgtagacagctggcaagtttttctgcaaaagcagctgatttttgcggacaaacttgccagtctagacacagccctagtgaagacaaggccagAGTTCCAGCTCAGCTCAcactccccactgctgcccctttCAGCTTACATGCCACATgctgcactgcacccccagaatTGCTCCTGGCTGAGCTGATTGCAGGGGGACTGGCAGCTGCAGGGGTGGGAGCAAGGAGCTGCATGCAGGGGCCAGAACTGCTGGTGATGGTGGCTACCTTTTTCCACCCCAGGCCGCTCTTCCCAGCAGCATCTTGAGGCATGTGAAAGCGCCCTGACCATAGTCACCCCAGCTATGGTGCTGGAACCCCCCttcaccagcctctgccccagtcctCTGCTTTGCCATGGCCCTGAGGAGCCCCAGGATGGGCTCGTCTGCCAAGGGTCACagtaggaggaggtgcaggtcCACTGATGGGAGGGTaagggagcaattgcccaggggctcaggcaacATGAAGGGGCTGTAGTGGCAGCTGAGAACCCcactgggcccttttaaattgccctgGCAGGTCAAAGGCCTGGGTATATGGATggcaaatgccccccccccccatgggaggCTAGTCCCTGGCTCTTCTCCTCCCACCTACACTCTCCCCCCAAGTCCAAAgctgtgagcccccccccccatgtaccctccctcagctggagccacaagtccctcccccccagagaagTCCTGagtgcctcctgctgcagcacaaGGAGCCCTGGGCTAGCTGTAGCtgcacctcccttcccttccccagatgcACTTTGCTCTGGGGAAAAGCTTCTCTTCAAAGATGCGTTTGAAATGCCCTATGCTGGTTCCAGGGTGGCTGAGGATCAAATACTACTGAGCTGGgcctggggaagagagggaaggagcGGCTGCAGCTGGTGCAGTGTCCTCCAGGCAGGTGGGGTGGACGGGTGCCTCTGgtcaggcaggggaaggggctgtggccaGCCCAAGGCTGCTCTGGGCAGGTTAGAGAGAAGGGTTCCTCTGGACAGGCAGAGAAGGGGACTGCAACTGGCCAAGGGGCTCTCTACTCATGGGGCGAGCACTCAGAGTGGGCGGGGGAGAGAAGCAGAGGGCTCATTGATTGGTCTATCATGGGGCCCAGAATTGCTCATGGTGGGCCTGAAGAGGTGCCTTCATTGGTTTAATTGCTGTGACTCTGTAACTCACCAGCCACCATAAAAGGACATCTGGGGTGATCTTGGCAGTGTGTTTTGTCAGCAGAGGACTTATCGCTGGATCATACCGTTCATTAAACCAGGCTGAGCTGTTGAGTGCCACAATACAGCTGGCACAGCCACAGGACTTGGCCACCGAGATGGTCGCAGGACCTAGCCCCAGGCACATAGACTGGTAAACCTTCCACAGCAAAGGTACCATGCACAGGGCTGTAGCAGTCCACAACGTCCTCCAGCGCAGCATCCTTCACCCCACCAGCTCCTTACTGCTGCTCTTCAGTGtgaccagtcagcctcacttcaaaccctggaaaaatcatggtggGGATCCTTcaggaatcaattttgaagcacttggaagagaagaatagacaacatggattcaccaagggcaagtcctgcctgacaaACCTGTTTGCCTTCTCTGGCAAGGTAACTGGAGCTGTGGATATGGGCAAAGTGGTAAACGTgagataccttgactttagcaaagcttttgatacgatctcccacagtattcttgccagcaagctgaAGAAGTATGGATGGAATAGATGTACTCTAAGGTGGATACAAAGCTGGCTAGCTCATCGGGCTCAATGGGTAATGACCAACAGATCGATGTCTGGTTAAGCAGTCAGTATTAAGCGGAGTGCCCCCCAAACTTGGTTTTAGGACTGGTTTTGATCAACATCTTTATTGGATGGGttacaccctcagcaaatttgcagatgacactaaactagggggagaggtagatatgctggagggcagggatagggtccagagtggctcagacaaattggaggattgagctaaaagaaatttgatgaggttcaacaaggacaagtgcagagttctgcacttgctCCTGTCGGCTTCAATGAACTGTTTGACTCGTCTGTATGTGCTACAAAGGGAGAGGAAGCCCAGTCAGTGCAAAGcgtgaggggatgggaagcatcGTCAGTGTAAAGCACTGCCCCCAGCTGGGGAcaaaccagctaagtagcagttctgcagaaaaggacctgggaatgacagtggatgagaagctggacatgaatcaacagtgtgcccttgtagccaagaaggctaaccaACATACTGAACTACATTGGTatgagcattgctagcagatctaaggaagtgattatttggcactggtgaggccacatctggagtattgcatccagttctgaagcccccattacagaaaggctgagagagtccagaagagggcaacaaaaatgattagcgggctggagcacatgacttatgaggagagactgaaggaattgggcttatttagtctgcaaaagagaagagtgaggggggatttgatagcagccttcagctcctaGAAGcgggcttccaaagaggatggagagaggctgttctcagtacaggcagtccccgggttatgtacaagatagggattgtaggtttgttcttaagttgaatccgtatgtaagtcggaactggcatccagattcagccactgctgaaactgatcagtttcaacagcggctgaatctggacgccagttctgacttacatacagattcaacttaagaaccccaggcgtccccaagtcagctgctgctgaaactgatcagcggctgattccaggaagcccggggcagagcaactctgccttgggcttcctgtagtcagccactggtcagtttcagcagcggctaacttggggacacctggggcagagcagctggggtgctgccgggttggtccagtagcgccaaggagcggtgctgcgggatcaaccagcagcgccccacctgctctaccacaggccccgggctttgctccacgtctccctggtctgctgggggggcactagctgcgttcccccccccccccccagcagaccagggagacgctgaacaaagccgcggaggacccagccggacccgcggcacttccagctgatctggaagcggccgcgggtcctccccgggtcctccgccgctttgcttcccgtctccctggtctgctggctcccccagcagaccaggaagacggggaacagcttttctcaccccggaggaggcaggcggcgggaccaggcgtcccgccactccagttttccggggcgagaaaatccccgttcgtaactgcggaagtcggatccgcgtaactcgggggctgcctgtagtgatggatggcagaacaaggagcaatgggctcaattTACAGTTgcggaggtctaggttggatattagagaaaaaactctttccctaggagagtggtgacgTACAGAAATGGGTTACCTacagagatggtggaatctcctttCCTAGAGacttttaaatcctggcttgacaaagccctggctggaaagaTTTACTGGGGATTGGTCCTGATTtcagcagggggttggattcgatgaccttctgaggtctatTCCAACCCTGATTCTATTATTTTGTGATTCTATGCTCCTACTAAAGGACTGACTGTATGCTCTGTTTGCAGTGGAATTTCACTGGAGACAGGTTGGCATGGTTTCTACCCCTCAAATCTACATTTTATGCAGAATCCAGGTGGAGAATTTAAACCCAAGCCAAGAAATTCAAACCTTATAGTTCCTCCCAGAAGCATTAATTCAGTCCTCTTTTTCAGTTGTGATATATGCACCAAGTGCAGTCCCAGCCTCAGAATCGCTGGGACAATCTCAGTCCTTGTCCTTGTTCTCAGCCTTTGTGTTCCAGTGATATGGGCTTCCCAAGCAATTTCCTTTGAAAAGCAGTGGCTTGCTCAGCTCTGGCAGAGTGAGATCCAAAGACAAGTCCCTGAACGGCCCCAGGAACAAATCGCCCCATGCACCTCCAGCCCAGATACATGTGTGTGATCCCCCCCGTCTCCTCCCAACAGAGGAGTTCAGTGTGTTACGTGACAACCCTGCGCTCCAAGCTTTGCAGTGGCAGGAACACTCAGCGATGCCACAGAGGCCAAGACTAGGGCTCGGCCATTTTAACTGCTAGTTACTTGGGGGCCGTGCCAAGGCCAATTCTCACCTGTTGACTCCTGACGAGTGTCTCCAGCCAATACTCCCCCTTTGAGCGGAAGGCCGGGCCTGAGCTTGCTGGGGCAGGATGAGTGAGATTACCACTGTGACACGATCGCACTGCTTCTGCTGTCCAGGGCTCAGCATCCCTTTACTGCCCCAGTGTAACACCCCTGCTGCAGCCTTCACCCTCGCCTCATTCtaccccttctcccaagccccACCTCCCTTCTGCCCTGTCTCTTTCCGCCCCTTCCGGCTGCTGAGCTCCCTtgcctgagctcccctccccagagTGATATGAGCCAGCGGATTACCTGCAGGGCCtggcatggagcagcagcaggggtcagccccACTGTGCTCACCACAGCGATGGGAGCTGGAGCTACCAGCAACCTGCTCGGCTCTGCTGCCCATCTCCTAGCCCACTGTGCTCCATGGTGGGAGGAAAAGGTGCACTCGGGCCATAGCTTGCTCCCTCTGCTCCATGCATCTCTCAGAAGGGTGGCAGAGCCCGGTCATTCTGCTTGTCGTCGCCACAGTGAAGCAGAGCATAGTGGCTGGGAGGTGACGGGCAGGCAGAACAGAGCAGACTGCCAGGTGACTCTGGCttctgctgccagtgagtgcgaGGTGGGACAATCCCTCCTGCCatcctcccacctgcccccaggtAACTCCCAGGCTACCCTTTACCCCCCAGCTATAGTGGGGgactgtcctgtccataggatggttgaggcgGCTGCTCAGGTGGGCCCCCCAAAGCACGGACCCTAGAGCAGCCACCCTGAACCAGCTTATAGATGGGACAGCTCTACTGCTactgcttctccccagggcctgtTCCCACAATGCCTCTTTCCACCCTCAAAATGCCACCAACAGCTCAGGCATCTCCGCCCCCTTCCTGCTTCCTCACTCTGCCTTAAGGACATAACCCTAACACTTTTAACCGTGATGGGGCCATGgcctcccagccccattcctgcctccctgccttgAGGAATCTCCATGCTGCCTCTTTCCTCTCTTGAGACGTTGCACTATGTATTTGCCACTAACAGGGTCATGGACTGAGGGTTTCCCAATGTTTTGTAGGTTGGAAGAGACTTTACAAGCCAGCAGTCTGTAACATCGCTGCTACAACCTGCTTGAAGGGCTTGAGCTCATAGTAGATACGTGGGTTGTTAATCATTTATAACACTGGTTTGTATATAAGCCTTTCGTGTCTAAGCACAAAAGGATTGGCAACAGCATGAATATTGGGTAAGATCTGGCTTCATAGAATATGAGTGTTGGCAGAGACGTCAGGAGATCAtctagcccagccccctgcccaaagcaggaccaaccccaactaatcatccctgccagggctttgtcaagccgagacttaaacacccctagggatggagatgccaccaggtaacccattctagaGCTTTACCAAACTTCTAGTCATTTTTCCCATTATCCATATCAGAcccccactgctccttgttctgtcatctgcatCCAcgtagaacagcctctctccagcccctttGCAACCcacttcaggaagctgaaggctgctagcaAATCCTCACTCACTCGTCTCTGCCGCAGACTAAAtgagcccagttccctcagcctctctccataaatcatgtgctccagctccctaatcatttttgttgccctttgctgggctttctccaatgcatccacagcctttctgtaatg
The genomic region above belongs to Pelodiscus sinensis isolate JC-2024 chromosome 18, ASM4963464v1, whole genome shotgun sequence and contains:
- the LOC102448658 gene encoding CMP-N-acetylneuraminate-beta-galactosamide-alpha-2,3-sialyltransferase 2-like, producing MLRWRTLWTATALCMVPLLWKVYQSMCLGLGPATISVAKSCGCASCIVALNSSAWFNERYDPAISPLLTKHTAKITPDVLLWWLRLQGSERSAQLQEILAHVFDVLPSPPMDARPISRCRTCAVVGNSGWLRGSLYGRAIDAHHWVLRMNRAQTVGFEEDVGMRTTHHFMYPESAVDLQPGVHLVLVPFKPLDLKWVTSAFSTGELRHTYRRVKQFVEADRSKVLILNPAFLKYIHDKWTQHHGRYPSTGFTALLFALHTCDQVAVFGFGADSSGNWHHYWEGNRYAGAFRRTGVHSADFEITLIKKLATEGKIFFYH